Proteins from a genomic interval of Anolis sagrei isolate rAnoSag1 chromosome 1, rAnoSag1.mat, whole genome shotgun sequence:
- the TRMT61B gene encoding tRNA (adenine(58)-N(1))-methyltransferase, mitochondrial, whose amino-acid sequence MRGWLRRLGSPLCGRSGLASRIFGFEKSPWRGFSGGSSDGPESDWRRRRRRPLSPLERLSRLLPEELLSPEVQTLRGEQPEPEGTPKAPPKDIPFQLGELVLAEIRRRRTGEFKRLWRLAPAEGALNSTWGAVPHREILGKLPGQLLRTSAGQWLRVRRPTLEEFVLLMKRGPTIAYPKDINTMLLLMDTSQGDTVLEAGSGSGGMSLFLSRAVGPQGRIISYEIRKDHHKVAKKNYQTWCDAWRIGHTVEWPDNVDFINADILTAAEDLKAITFDAIALDMLLPQNALPTVIPNLKQGGVCTVYLANITQVVDLLEVIRTSKLNLFCERIVEVTHRDWLVIPNSWRNGNIFQNSEESKPDFDDELDGHDENNDPSAEEKEHDESFVSDGTKPPYIARPYPWQTGHTAFLVKLRKFNPAYSNDVPNATC is encoded by the exons ATGCGGGGCTGGCTGCGGAGGCTGGGCTCGCCTCTCTGCGGGAGGAGCGGCCTCGCTTCTCGGATCTTTGGCTTTGAGAAGAGCCCTTGGCGAGGCTTCTCCGGAGGAAGCAGCGATGGGCCTGAATCCGACTGGAGACGCCGGAGAAGAAGACCGCTGTCTCCGTTGGAAAGGCTGAGCCGGCTGCTCCCCGAGGAGCTCCTCTCCCCCGAGGTCCAAACCTTGCGGGGCGAACAGCCGGAGCCCGAGGGAACCCCGAAGGCGCCTCCGAAGGACATTCCCTTCCAGCTCGGGGAGCTGGTGCTGGCCGAGATCCGGCGGAGGCGGACTGGGGAGTTCAAGAGGCTATGGCGCCTGGCGCCGGCAGAGGGCGCCCTGAACAGCACCTGGGGGGCCGTCCCGCACCGAGAGATCCTGGGCAAGCTCCCCGGGCAGTTGCTGCGGACCTCGGCCGGGCAGTGGCTCCGCGTCCGGAGGCCCACCCTGGAGGAGTTCGTGCTGCTCATGAAGAGGGGGCCCACCATCGCCTACCCTAAG GACATTAACACAATGCTTCTGCTAATGGATACCAGCCAAGGAGATACAGTGCTGGAAGCTGGCTCTGGGTCTGGTGGTATGAGTTTATTTCTATCAAGAGCAG ttGGCCCACAAGGGCGTATTATAAGTTATGAAATCAGGAAGGATCATCATAAAGTGGCAAAGAAGAACTACCAGACCTGGTGTGATGCATGGAGAATAGGGCATACTGTGGAGTGGCCAGATAATGTGGACTTCATTAATGCAGACATATTGACAGCAGCGGAGGATTTGAAAGCTATCACATTTGATGCA ATAGCTTTGGATATGTTGCTCCCCCAGAATGCTTTGCCTACAGTTATCCCAAACCTTAAACAGGGAGGTGTTTGTACAGTATATCTTGCAAA CATCACCCAGGTTGTTGATCTGTTGGAAGTAATCCGAACCAGCAAATTAAACCTTTTTTGTGAAAGAATAGTAGAAGTGACACACAGAGACTGGTTGGTAATTCCAAATTCGTGGAGAAATGGTAACATTTTCCAAAACAGTGAAGAATCAAAGCCAGATTTCGATGATGAATTGGATGGCCATGATGAAAATAATGATCCTTCTGCAGAAGAGAAAGAGCACGATG agTCTTTTGTTTCTGACGGCACAAAACCACCTTACATTGCTAGACCTTATCCATGGCAAACCGGTCACACAG CATTTCTTGTCAAATTGCGGAAGTTTAATCCAGCATATTCAAATGATGTTCCAAATGCTACGTGCTAG